In Vicia villosa cultivar HV-30 ecotype Madison, WI unplaced genomic scaffold, Vvil1.0 ctg.005681F_1_1, whole genome shotgun sequence, the following are encoded in one genomic region:
- the LOC131642719 gene encoding histone H3.2, producing the protein MARTKQTARKSTGGKAPRKQLATKAARKSAPATGGVKKPHRFRPGTVALREIRKYQKSTELLIRKLPFQRLVREIAQDFKTDLRFQSSAVSALQEAAEAYLVGLFEDTNLCAIHAKRVTIMPKDIQLARRIRGERA; encoded by the coding sequence ATGGCACGTACCAAACAAACCGCTCGCAAATCCACCGGCGGCAAGGCTCCAAGGAAACAACTCGCAACCAAAGCCGCTCGCAAATCCGCTCCGGCGACAGGAGGAGTGAAGAAGCCTCACAGATTCCGTCCAGGAACAGTCGCCCTACGTGAGATCCGTAAGTATCAGAAGAGCACAGAGCTTCTCATAAGGAAGCTTCCGTTTCAAAGATTGGTTAGAGAAATCGCTCAAGATTTCAAAACAGATCTACGATTCCAAAGCAGCGCTGTTTCGGCACTTCAAGAAGCCGCTGAAGCATATCTTGTTGGCTTGTTTGAAGATACTAATCTTTGTGCGATTCACGCCAAGCGAGTTACAATTATGCCTAAAGATATTCAACTTGCTCGTAGGATTAGAGGCGAGAGAGCTTAG
- the LOC131642721 gene encoding IQ domain-containing protein IQM2-like, with amino-acid sequence MQHVKARTDGNVRQPTRQRGFPQRLQDCEIFYDNKINDDGDFVHFALMTEYEPVKMGETLGDPKWIDLQLHKFLYIDFAAIYMGISLPIVLRSSAILIQQNWWKLLDSAELKHSSICFFDIENHETAISRWSRARTRAAKVGKGLSKDFNARKLALLHWLEAIDPRHRYGHNLHFYYDKWLKSQSMEPFFYWLDIGEGKEINLEKCSRAKLQQQCVKYLGPMLRLSYEVVVEDGKLLYKQSGEVLHTIKEGSCSKWIFVLSTSKNLYVGKKKKGSFQHSSFLAGGAASCAGRLVVEHGVLKAVWPHSGHYRPTEENFKEFTSFLEENNVDLSNVEMAPVNDVMHT; translated from the exons ATGCAGCATGTCAAAGCCAGAACTGATGGAAATGTGAGACAACCAACTAGGCAAAGAGGTTTTCCTCAAAGACTCCAAGATTGTGAGATATTCTATGACAACAAAATTAATGATGATGGTGATTTCGTCCATTTTGCACTTATGACCGAATATGAACCCGTTAAGATGGGAGAGACCTTAGGTGATCCAAAATGGATA GACCTTCAACTGCATAAGTTTCTGTACATTGATTTTGCTGCCATATATATGGGGATTTCTTTGCCAATAGTACTGAGATCTTCTGCAATTCTTATTCAACAAAACTG GTGGAAGCTTTTAGATTCTGCTGAACTAAAGCACAGCTCTATATGTTTCTTTGACATAGAGAACCATGAAACTGCCATTTCGCGTTGGTCTAGAGCTAGAACAAGAGCTGCTAAGGTTGGAAAAGGTTTATCAAAAGATTTCAATGCTAGGAAACTCGCTTTGCTACATTGGCTTGAAGCA ATTGATCCACGACATCGATATGGACATAATTTACACTTTTACT ATGATAAATGGCTCAAGAGTCAAAGCATGGAGCCCTTTTTCTATTG GTTAGATATAGGAGAAGGAAAGGAAATAAATCTTGAAAAGTGTTCTAGAGCTAAACTTCAACAACAGTGTGTTAAATATCTTGGTCCT ATGCTAAGATTGTCTTATGAAGTTGTTGTGGAAGATGGAAAGTTATTGTACAAGCAATCAGGAGAGGTTCTTCATACGATAAAAGAAGGCTCATGTTCCAAGTGGATATTTGTCCTTAGCACATCTAAGAATTTATATGTTGGTAAAAAGAAGAAAGGTTCATTTCAGCATTCTAGTTTTTTGGCTGGAGGAGCTGCATCTTGTGCTGGAAGACTAGTCGTTGAACACGGTGTCTTGAAG GCTGTTTGGCCTCACAGTGGTCATTATCGTCCAACCGAAGAGAATTTTAAGGAATTTACTTCATTCCTTGAAGAGAATAATGTGGACCTTTCCAATGTGGAG ATGGCTCCGGTTAATGATGTAATGCACACCTGA